CGTCCCGCTTCTGCGAGAAGGACATCCTGACGTCGCCCGGACTGAAGGTGGTCCATGTGCGCGAACGCTGAGTCCCACGCCGTCAGGGCGTAGCCGGACCCGGTGTCGTCCAGCTCTCCGGTGAGAGCCGGACGACACCGTCGGGTTCGGGGAGCCCCTGCTGCAGGGGTTCACACCTGGCGGACGCGGCCCTCCCAGTACGGGTCCCGCAGCCGTCGCTTGTACAGCTTGCCGTTGGGGTCGCGGGGCATCTCGGTGATGAAGTCGACCGTCTTCGGACACTTGTAGCCGGCGAGCCGGCCCGCGCAGTGGGCGAGGACGTCGGCGGCCAGGTCCGGTCCGGGTTCGTGGCCCGGGGCCGGTTCCACGACCGCCTTGACCTCCTCGCCCCAGTCGTCGTGCGGGATGCCGAAGGCGGCGGCGTCGGCGACCGCGGGGTGCTGGAGCAGGACGGACTCGATCTCGGCGGGATAGATGTTGACCCCGCCCGAGATGATCATGTCGATCTTGCGGTCGCGGAGGAAGAGATAGCCGTCCTCGTCCAGGAGGCCGAGATCACCGACGGTGAAGAAGTCGCCTATGCGGTTCTTCTTCGTCTTCGTCTCGTCCTTGTGGTACGAGAACCCGCCGGTGTTCATCTTCAGGTACACGGTGCCCAGTTCACCGGGCGGCAGCCGGTTGCCGTCGTCGTCGAAGATCGCCAACTCGCTGATGGGCCAGGCCTTTCCGACCGTGCCCGGCTTCTTCAGCCAGTCCTCCGCGGTGGCGAAGGCGCCGCCGCCCTCGCTGGCCGCGTAGTACTCCTCCACACAGGGCCCCCACCAGTCGAGCATCGCCCGCTTCACATGGTCGGGGCAGGGCGCGGCGCCGTGGATGGCGTGCCGCATGGCGGAGACGTCGTAGCGCGCCCTGATGTCCTGCGGCAGCGCCAGCAGGCGGTGGAACTGGGTCGGGACCATGTGCGTGTGGGTGCATCGCTCCTGGTCGATCAGCCGGAGCATCTCCTCGGGCGTCCACTTGTCCATCAGCACCAGACGGTGGCCGATGTGCAGGGACGCGCTCGCGAACTGGAGCACCGCCGTGTGGTAGAGCGGCGAGCAGACGAGGTGCACGTTGTCGTCGTAGGGCCTGATGCCGAAGATGCCGAGGAAGCCGCCGAGGTAGGCCTCCTCGGGGAGCTTGCCGGGCAGCGGGCGACGGATGCCGCGGGGGCGTCCTGTGGTGCCCGACGTGTAGTTCATGACCCAGCCGAGGGTGCGGTCCTCGGGCGCCGACTCCGGCTGCCCTTCGAGGAGTTCGGCGTACGGGCGGAAGCCCTCGACCTCGCCGATCGCATACCGGTGGGTGGCGGGCAGGCCGGCCTCGTCGGCGGCCTGGCGGGCGGGGCCGGCGAAGCGCTCGTGGGCGAGGAAGACCTTGGCGCCGGAGTC
Above is a window of Streptomyces sp. NBC_00490 DNA encoding:
- a CDS encoding acyl-CoA synthetase — its product is MTSTPPPGFWAQATADPDRTVLVAPDGEKWTAGRLHAAANRLVHGLRAAGMERGDAFAVVLPNGVDFFTAHLAATQAGFYLVPINHHFVGPEIAWIVADSGAKVFLAHERFAGPARQAADEAGLPATHRYAIGEVEGFRPYAELLEGQPESAPEDRTLGWVMNYTSGTTGRPRGIRRPLPGKLPEEAYLGGFLGIFGIRPYDDNVHLVCSPLYHTAVLQFASASLHIGHRLVLMDKWTPEEMLRLIDQERCTHTHMVPTQFHRLLALPQDIRARYDVSAMRHAIHGAAPCPDHVKRAMLDWWGPCVEEYYAASEGGGAFATAEDWLKKPGTVGKAWPISELAIFDDDGNRLPPGELGTVYLKMNTGGFSYHKDETKTKKNRIGDFFTVGDLGLLDEDGYLFLRDRKIDMIISGGVNIYPAEIESVLLQHPAVADAAAFGIPHDDWGEEVKAVVEPAPGHEPGPDLAADVLAHCAGRLAGYKCPKTVDFITEMPRDPNGKLYKRRLRDPYWEGRVRQV